The Kineothrix sp. IPX-CK genomic interval GAAGAACGATTACATCGAAACGTCCAGACCGCTGGTGGTCATTACGGCCCCCGGTCCCGGAAGCGGCAAAATGGCTACCTGTCTTTCCCAGCTTTATCATGAACACAAACGGGGGATTACGGCCGGATATGCTAAGTTCGAGACTTTCCCTATATGGAATCTGCCCCTGCGCCACCCTGTGAACGTGGCCTATGAAGCGGCCACCGCGGATTTAAGCGATGTTAACATGATAGATCCCTTCCATCTGGAATCCTATGGGGAGACTACGGTTAACTATAACCGCGATATCGAAGTGTTCCCCGTTCTAAGTGCGATGTTCGAGCAGATTCTCGGCTATAGCCCTTATAAATCGCCAACCGACATGGGCGTCAACATGGCGGGAAACTGTATCATAGACGACGAAGTATGCAAAGAGGCCTCCAAACAGGAAATCATCCGCCGCTATTATCAAGCGCTGTGCGACAAAAAAAGGGATGTGCTGGGCTCCAGGGAAATCGTTTACAAGCTGGAGCTTCTGATAAAACAGGCTTCTATCAACACCTCAGAGCGAAAGGTAATACCTATGGCACTTATGAGGCAGGAAAACACCGGTCATCCCGCAACGGCCATCGAACTGCCGGACGGGCAGGTCATTACCGGAAAAACTACCGACTTGCTCGGTGCCTCTGCCGCTGCGCTTCTCAATGCGCTGAAGGTTCTCGGCGGAATCGATCACGACGAACACCTCATCTCCCGGGCAGCCATCGAACCTATACAGACCTTGAAGACGGATTATCTGGGCGGAAACAACCCAAGACTACATACGGACGAAATATTGATTGCCCTTTCCATGAGCGCCGCAACGGACACGGACGCGAAGCTGGCTTTGTCCCAGATCCCGAAGCTGAAGGGATGTCAGGTTCACTCCACGGTCATTCTTTCTTCCGTTGATGAGAAGACCTTCAAGCGATTAGGGATGAATCTTACCAGCGAACCGGCTTATGAGACGAACCGGGTTTATCACAAGTAAATAATCAAGAGCACTTTCCTATTACACAAAGAGATGTCCTTTCAACAATCCGGACATCTCTTCTTTCTTAATATTATATATATTATAATTTCTTCAGGAAATTCCCGCTTACAT includes:
- a CDS encoding DUF1846 domain-containing protein; the encoded protein is MKIGFDNDKYVKMQSEHIRQRIAQFGNKLYLEFGGKLFDDFHASRVLPGFHPDSKLKMLHQLKDQAEIVIVISADAIEKNKIRGDLGITYDMDVLRLLDAFRAMDFMVSSVVITQYTGQPTADHFREKLSGLGIKSYLHYIIEGYPSNIANIVSDEGYGKNDYIETSRPLVVITAPGPGSGKMATCLSQLYHEHKRGITAGYAKFETFPIWNLPLRHPVNVAYEAATADLSDVNMIDPFHLESYGETTVNYNRDIEVFPVLSAMFEQILGYSPYKSPTDMGVNMAGNCIIDDEVCKEASKQEIIRRYYQALCDKKRDVLGSREIVYKLELLIKQASINTSERKVIPMALMRQENTGHPATAIELPDGQVITGKTTDLLGASAAALLNALKVLGGIDHDEHLISRAAIEPIQTLKTDYLGGNNPRLHTDEILIALSMSAATDTDAKLALSQIPKLKGCQVHSTVILSSVDEKTFKRLGMNLTSEPAYETNRVYHK